Proteins encoded together in one Pectinophora gossypiella chromosome 20, ilPecGoss1.1, whole genome shotgun sequence window:
- the LOC126376107 gene encoding glucose dehydrogenase [FAD, quinone]-like has protein sequence MTWACDAGLTSTIAGSYQHALPVFANTLQAFMAAQCALVGDHLWPADAVNSVLQDPNYDFIVVGAGSAGSVVANRLSEVPDWKVLLIEAGGNPTINTEIPQIYLNNIGSPVDWGYKNVPDDRYCRAYTTKSCAWPRAKVLGGCSSMNFMYYVRGNRADYDEWAAEGNKGWTYDEVLPYFKKSENFSEPLTGDLKKYHNQGGYLSVECQDDAHEFENILLKAAMQTGVKYNPDINGGDQMGVSKIPSTTKDGTRHSTARAFLSPIKDRKNFHVLKHAQVTKLLFKPNSNIVSGVIVHKDGRDIVINAMKEVIVSAGAINTPQLLMLSGIGPKKHLEKLNIHVKADLPVGENLQDHQYVPVFYSLPGDKNLTSLPTVIDMFAKYMLNRDGPLASTAPHRISTFINTTDPKSSKSDIQFHYFFMRPNTVDFLDIFDLHGLSDEFQKKFHEINEDNYVMIAAAILLKPLSKGKILLKNKSPFEKPLIYANYFDDDEDMKIIVRSLRQHGLKLGETEAFKKAGFKLQWLELEGCKQYDKNTDEFLRCWSRETTVSLYHPTSTAKMGPENDEAAVVDSELRVRKVDNLRVIDASIMPTVVRGNTNAPTIMIGEKGADMIKKFWSIKHTEL, from the exons ATGACGTGGGCGTGCGACGCAGGCCTAACGAGCACCATCGCCGGCAGCTACCAGCACGCGCTGCCAGTGTTCGCCAACACGCTGCAAGCCTTCATGGCGGCGCAGTGTGCGCTGGTTGGCGACCATCTCTGGCCAGCTGATGCTGTCAACAGTGTTCTACAAG ATCCAAACTACGACTTCATAGTGGTGGGAGCAGGGTCCGCGGGGTCAGTAGTGGCCAATAGACTGAGCGAGGTGCCCGACTGGAAGGTGCTACTTATCGAAGCTGGCGGCAACCCTACTATTAATACTGAG ATACCTCAAATCTACCTAAACAACATCGGTTCTCCTGTAGACTGGGGATATAAGAACGTTCCCGATGACAGATACTGCCGAGCTTACACCACCAAGAGTTGCGCGTGGCCTCGAGCAAAGGTCCTCGGAGGCTGTAGCAGCATGAACTTCATGTACTACGTCAGAGGAAACAGAGCAGACTATGATGAATGGGCCGCCGAAGGCAACAAAGGCTGGACATACGATGAAGTACTTCCTTACTTTAAGAAAAGCGAAAACTTCAGTGAACCTCTTACAGGAGACTTGAAAAAGTATCATAACCAAGGAGGTTACCTAAGCGTTGAGTGTCAAGATGATGCCCACGAGTTTGAAAACATCCTTCTCAAGGCAGCTATGCAAACAGGAGTGAAGTATAATCCTGACATTAATGGCGGGGATCAAATGGGTGTGTCTAAAATACCTTCAACTACTAAAGATGGTACCCGGCACAGTACCGCTAGAGCATTTTTGAGCCCCATAAAAGACAGGAAGAATTTCCATGTCCTTAAACATGCGCAAGTGacaaaattgttgttcaaaccAAATTCGAATATAGTCAGCGGAGTAATAGTACACAAGGACGGAAGAGATATCGTCATAAACGCAATGAAAGAAGTAATCGTATCAGCCGGAGCGATCAACACACCACAGCTTCTGATGCTGTCAGGGATTGGACCAAAGAAACATCTAGAAAAATTAAACATCCACGTAAAAGCTGATTTACCTGTTGGAGAAAATTTACAAGATCATCAATACGTTCCTGTGTTCTACTCGTTGCCTGGAGACAAGAATCTTACTTCGTTGCCGACTGTGATTGACATGTTTGCAAAATATATGTTGAATCGGGACGGTCCGCTGGCGAGCACTGCACCTCACAGAATTTCGACATTCATAAACACCACTGACCCTAAATCTTCCAAATCAGATATACAGTTCCATTACTTCTTTATGCGTCCAAATACCGTTGACTTCCTTGACATATTCGATTTACACGGATTGAGTGATGAATTCCAGAAGAAATTCCACGAAATAAACGAAGATAACTATGTTATGATAGCAGCGGCGATTCTCCTCAAACCATTGTCAAAAGGAAAGATTTTGCTAAAGAATAAAAGTCCATTCGAAAAGCCTTTAATTTATGCAAACTATttcgatgatgatgaagatatgAAAATTATAGTGAGATCATTGAGACAACATGGTTTGAAATTGGGTGAAACAGAGGCGTTTAAAAAGGCTGGTTTTAAACTGCAGTGGCTGGAATTGGAAGGTTGTAAGCAGTATGACAAGAACACCGATGAGTTTTTGAGGTGTTGGTCGAGAGAGACAACGGTGTCTTTATACCATCCGACGTCAACTGCTAAGATGGGACCGGAAAATGACGAGGCAGCTGTTGTAGACAGTGAACTGAGGGTCCGGAAGGTAGATAATTTACGAGTTATAGATGCTAGTATCATGCCAACGGTCGTCAGAGGAAATACTAACGCTCCGACCATTATGATTGGAGAAAAAGGTGCTGACATGATCAAGAAATTCTGGTCAATTAAACACACTGAGCTGTGA